One part of the Aurantibacillus circumpalustris genome encodes these proteins:
- a CDS encoding 1-acyl-sn-glycerol-3-phosphate acyltransferase, protein MESKKFIDIDKVLKEKAYKLYRWLPRFTINWLKRTLHEKEINAAMEQLKNDKGLDFNRKALEILEAKVESVNPENIPLKGNVTVASNHPLGGLDGMALIKAVGELRPDVHFFVNDILKNLTNYGDVFVAVNKLGAASAGSLRTMEEIFRQGGAVLIFPAGLVSRKQEGVVRDLSWKKSFVTQAIDHKRIVVPTFIEGVNSNFFYNFAYWRKRLGIKANIEMLFLPDEMFSANKKTIRIHFGKPFSYEVFDSSKSHKAWADCIYKFIYSPEFMTGMPFEEFIKLTKKNN, encoded by the coding sequence ATGGAGAGTAAAAAGTTTATTGATATTGATAAAGTTCTTAAAGAAAAAGCATATAAACTGTATAGATGGTTGCCTAGGTTCACCATAAACTGGCTAAAGAGAACATTACACGAGAAAGAAATTAATGCTGCTATGGAGCAGTTAAAAAACGATAAGGGTCTTGATTTTAACAGGAAGGCTTTAGAAATCCTTGAAGCAAAAGTCGAATCGGTAAATCCTGAAAACATACCTCTAAAAGGAAATGTAACGGTGGCATCTAATCATCCACTTGGAGGATTAGATGGTATGGCACTCATAAAAGCGGTTGGCGAGTTACGCCCTGATGTTCATTTTTTCGTCAATGATATCTTAAAAAACCTTACGAATTATGGTGATGTTTTTGTTGCTGTAAATAAGTTAGGGGCTGCTTCTGCTGGTTCTCTGAGAACAATGGAGGAGATTTTTCGTCAGGGGGGAGCGGTTCTTATTTTTCCTGCGGGATTGGTTTCAAGAAAACAGGAAGGTGTTGTTAGAGATTTGAGTTGGAAAAAGAGTTTTGTTACTCAAGCAATAGATCATAAACGCATAGTGGTACCAACGTTTATCGAAGGTGTGAATTCGAATTTTTTCTACAATTTTGCCTATTGGAGAAAGCGTCTTGGTATAAAGGCTAATATAGAAATGCTCTTTTTACCCGATGAAATGTTTAGCGCAAACAAAAAAACCATACGTATTCATTTCGGTAAACCTTTTAGTTATGAAGTGTTTGATTCTTCAAAAAGCCATAAAGCCTGGGCAGATTGTATTTATAAGTTTATTTATTCCCCAGAGTTTATGACAGGTATGCCATTCGAAGAATTTATAAAACTCACAAAAAAGAACAACTAA
- a CDS encoding T9SS type A sorting domain-containing protein translates to MKNDSYYIQIPEPCHEDWNNMQENLQGKHCETCNKSVIDFSSKTDLEINNLLLEKKGENICGHFRKSQLNRPIKIHVDLNKLPKNISTTKSFGIALFLVFGSLLFSCTDIQGQTIGKIEVKTTQTKHYAKGKIKIQSQVTRDDTIRAIDTSSTKIEIESMINGGLRYIAMPLAEDTITKAVMPPVIEAQNTSECFTMGETILTNKETFPTEKESYEFFEENTDLSVYPNPSKGEFFVQYDLSKRCDIILEILDSNGKRIKTLVDIKAQHQGKYTIPFSLLSTPDGIYLVRLLKDETEFFNELIIRK, encoded by the coding sequence ATGAAAAACGACAGTTATTATATTCAAATTCCAGAGCCTTGCCATGAGGATTGGAATAACATGCAAGAAAATTTACAGGGAAAACATTGCGAAACTTGCAACAAATCTGTTATAGATTTTTCCTCCAAAACAGACCTGGAAATTAATAACTTACTACTCGAAAAGAAGGGAGAAAATATTTGTGGACATTTTAGAAAGAGTCAGTTAAACAGGCCTATTAAGATTCATGTCGATCTAAATAAACTTCCTAAAAATATAAGTACTACAAAGAGTTTTGGCATTGCTTTATTTCTTGTATTTGGCAGTTTATTATTTAGTTGCACGGATATACAAGGTCAGACAATAGGGAAAATAGAAGTGAAAACAACACAAACCAAACACTACGCTAAAGGTAAAATAAAAATTCAGAGCCAAGTTACGAGAGACGATACTATTCGAGCAATTGACACAAGCTCAACCAAAATAGAAATCGAATCAATGATTAATGGTGGTTTAAGATATATAGCTATGCCTCTAGCTGAAGACACAATTACTAAAGCAGTCATGCCGCCAGTTATTGAAGCACAAAACACTTCGGAATGTTTTACAATGGGAGAAACGATTCTGACAAATAAAGAAACATTTCCGACTGAGAAAGAGTCGTATGAATTCTTTGAAGAAAACACTGATTTAAGTGTCTATCCTAATCCTTCTAAAGGTGAGTTTTTTGTTCAATATGATTTATCGAAGAGATGCGATATAATTCTTGAAATTTTGGACTCAAACGGAAAACGGATCAAAACGCTAGTCGATATTAAGGCTCAACACCAGGGTAAGTATACAATTCCGTTTAGCTTGCTTTCAACGCCAGATGGAATTTACTTGGTGCGTTTGTTAAAAGACGAAACCGAGTTTTTTAATGAACTGATAATTAGAAAATAG
- a CDS encoding DUF1801 domain-containing protein, with protein MANKSSIQKITDTEQVTEWMLNSIYPLKPEIEKLRTIIKNSDKRISERIKWNAPSYYYMEDIVTFGPDRKGRILLVFHHPYVVKIKSDLLEGNYKDRRLAYFSDSKEVQLGKKELERIIKEIVNTIAKKVNNVDFRIE; from the coding sequence ATGGCTAATAAAAGCTCCATTCAAAAAATAACAGACACTGAACAAGTAACCGAATGGATGCTTAATTCTATTTATCCTTTAAAACCTGAGATAGAAAAATTAAGAACAATAATTAAAAACTCGGATAAAAGAATAAGCGAAAGAATTAAATGGAACGCGCCAAGTTATTATTACATGGAAGATATTGTAACATTTGGACCTGACAGGAAAGGAAGAATTTTGTTAGTATTTCACCACCCTTATGTTGTTAAAATAAAATCAGATTTATTAGAAGGGAACTATAAAGATAGACGATTAGCCTATTTTTCTGACTCAAAAGAGGTTCAGTTAGGTAAAAAGGAACTTGAAAGAATAATTAAAGAAATAGTAAATACGATCGCGAAAAAAGTGAATAATGTCGATTTTAGAATTGAATGA